One Tautonia rosea genomic window carries:
- the shc gene encoding squalene--hopene cyclase: MIVKLDGSKRGRGPTTGASSRGLTTPAFDAEALDQGLAATRQWLLDQQRDDGHWVGELEGDTILESEFVLLLTSLGREDDPVVAKLCNYLFEQRLPDGGWAIYPGGPFDLSASVKAYFALKLVGMDPEHPEMVRVRQRILDAGGAQACNSYTRFYLALLGQISYDDCPYVPPELVFLPTHLGLSIYDMSSWTRTMVVPLAILSVLRPVRHLSAEQGIAELFRPDLPPPSRRTEQTWSWANFFVACDRLMKWAHRIVPKAVRRPGLSAAHRWMVDHFDRSEGLGAIFPAMVYSVFALRALGYADDHPLVRQAMQQLEDLMIEEHDSVRVQPCVSPTWDSAIAMIALADSGLPADDPRMLQAARWLLDHEIRTPGDWQRRRPGLEPTGWAFEYRNDFYPDIDDTAMVLLALGRTALMRFPEGQAVTDRAVAWLLAMQNRDGGWAAFDVDIDNQLLTKVPFADHNAILDPSCADITARILEILGTLGYRADHPAVARGLEYLWSTQEPEGCWYGRWGVNYIYGTWQVLLGLQAINFPMDHPNVQRAADWLESVQQEDGGWGESCLSYDDPAWMGKGVTTASQTAWAVNGLIAAGRAQSARVRRGVAFLLRTQNPDGTWDEPQFTGTGFPKVFYLRYHLYRIYFPLMALARYRSAIAANAPSRVHAGALACGVPADPRPLDM; this comes from the coding sequence ATGATCGTCAAGCTCGACGGTAGCAAGCGAGGACGAGGTCCTACCACGGGAGCCTCCTCGCGAGGTCTCACGACTCCGGCCTTCGATGCCGAGGCCCTCGATCAGGGTCTGGCCGCCACCCGACAGTGGCTGCTCGACCAGCAACGCGACGACGGCCACTGGGTCGGCGAGCTCGAAGGGGACACGATCCTCGAATCCGAGTTCGTCCTCCTGCTCACCTCCCTCGGCCGCGAAGATGATCCGGTCGTCGCCAAGCTCTGCAATTACCTGTTCGAGCAACGCCTGCCCGATGGCGGCTGGGCCATCTACCCCGGCGGGCCGTTCGACCTCAGCGCCTCGGTCAAAGCCTATTTCGCGCTGAAGCTCGTCGGCATGGACCCCGAGCATCCCGAGATGGTTCGCGTCCGTCAGCGCATTCTCGACGCCGGCGGTGCCCAGGCCTGCAACAGCTACACCCGCTTCTATCTCGCCCTGCTCGGCCAGATTTCCTACGACGATTGCCCGTACGTCCCCCCCGAGCTGGTCTTCCTCCCCACCCACCTCGGCCTGAGCATCTACGACATGTCGTCCTGGACCCGGACGATGGTCGTCCCCCTGGCGATCCTCTCGGTCCTTCGACCCGTCCGCCACCTCTCCGCCGAGCAGGGGATTGCCGAGCTGTTCCGGCCCGATCTGCCTCCCCCCTCGCGTCGGACCGAGCAAACCTGGAGCTGGGCCAACTTCTTCGTCGCCTGCGACCGCCTGATGAAATGGGCTCACCGGATCGTCCCGAAGGCCGTCCGACGCCCCGGTCTCTCCGCCGCCCACCGCTGGATGGTCGATCACTTCGACCGCTCCGAAGGGCTCGGCGCTATCTTCCCGGCCATGGTCTACTCCGTCTTCGCTCTCCGCGCCCTCGGCTACGCCGACGACCACCCGCTCGTCCGCCAGGCCATGCAGCAGCTCGAAGACCTGATGATCGAGGAGCACGACTCGGTCCGGGTCCAGCCCTGCGTCTCTCCCACCTGGGACTCGGCCATCGCCATGATCGCCCTGGCCGATTCCGGTCTCCCGGCCGATGACCCCCGCATGCTCCAGGCCGCCCGATGGCTGCTCGACCACGAGATCCGCACCCCCGGCGACTGGCAGCGCCGACGCCCCGGACTCGAACCGACCGGCTGGGCCTTCGAGTACCGCAACGACTTCTACCCCGACATCGACGACACCGCCATGGTCCTGCTCGCCCTCGGCCGGACCGCGCTCATGCGGTTTCCCGAAGGCCAGGCCGTCACCGATCGCGCCGTCGCCTGGCTCCTGGCCATGCAAAACCGAGACGGCGGCTGGGCGGCCTTCGATGTCGATATCGACAACCAACTGCTTACCAAGGTCCCCTTCGCCGACCACAACGCCATCCTCGACCCGAGCTGTGCCGACATCACCGCCCGGATTCTTGAGATCCTCGGCACCCTCGGCTACCGCGCCGATCACCCAGCCGTTGCCCGAGGCCTGGAGTATCTCTGGTCCACCCAGGAGCCCGAAGGTTGCTGGTACGGCCGCTGGGGGGTCAATTACATCTACGGCACGTGGCAGGTCTTGCTCGGCCTTCAGGCAATCAACTTCCCAATGGATCACCCGAACGTCCAGCGAGCGGCCGACTGGCTCGAATCGGTCCAGCAAGAGGACGGCGGCTGGGGCGAATCGTGCCTCAGCTACGATGACCCCGCCTGGATGGGCAAGGGCGTCACCACCGCCTCGCAAACCGCCTGGGCAGTCAACGGCCTGATCGCCGCCGGCCGCGCCCAAAGCGCCCGCGTCCGACGAGGCGTCGCCTTCCTGCTTCGGACCCAGAACCCCGACGGCACCTGGGACGAACCCCAGTTCACCGGCACCGGTTTCCCGAAGGTTTTCTACCTTCGCTACCATCTCTACCGCATCTATTTCCCCTTGATGGCCCTGGCCCGCTACCGATCAGCCATCGCCGCAAATGCCCCCTCCCGCGTCCACGCCGGAGCCCTCGCCTGCGGCGTTCCCGCCGATCCCCGCCCGCTCGACATGTAA
- a CDS encoding transglutaminase-like domain-containing protein, with protein sequence MSSALPELTGPRLQVLLPGPQPGPGGLGSMIRRGIDLKRRPGFGVSCVLVLTLSGILGATEPPQSPPQERTTREAWDAVFIGGRKVGHIHLQVEPVTAGDGHELLRIQVDSKLTLKRLDNQVIIATRYGTIETYEGQVLRLDARSLAGPNETRVSGDVLNGVMPLTLTAGGRQTRVELPWPDDVRGPYGPELSLTRSPMQPGERREIKTFIPDLNQIGLTILNAKQLESVELGGGTTIELLRVDSQVKGPDGAPLPGMDASYWVDSGGQILKSRTDAFGGIVTYRTTEQGALAPGSGGFDIVKATIVKVARRITQSDNVRAATFRVDLTGDTPAEEIFPRDERQSIRRAGDGSVLLDVRTAGPQAGAAGPASVAPEYLAPNPMINSEDPQVIALAQRALANVAPDPWDRAQAITRWVADNVREKNFETAFATARDVARDLSGDCSEHSVLTAAMCRASGIPARVAVGLLYVDDLGGFGFHMWNEVYVNGRWVAVDAALRQTDVDATHLKLNATSLDGVSPYAQFLDVVRVFDKLTLDPIQVQ encoded by the coding sequence TTGTCCAGCGCCCTTCCCGAGTTGACCGGCCCTCGCCTCCAGGTCCTGCTGCCCGGCCCCCAGCCCGGACCGGGAGGACTTGGCTCGATGATTCGTCGAGGGATCGATCTCAAACGCCGGCCAGGATTCGGCGTCTCGTGTGTGCTGGTGCTGACCCTGTCAGGAATCCTCGGCGCTACCGAGCCTCCACAATCCCCGCCTCAGGAGCGTACCACCCGAGAAGCCTGGGACGCCGTCTTCATCGGCGGACGCAAGGTCGGCCACATCCACCTTCAGGTCGAGCCCGTGACGGCCGGAGACGGTCACGAACTGCTCCGTATCCAGGTCGATTCCAAGCTCACGCTCAAGCGGCTCGACAATCAGGTGATTATCGCCACCCGCTACGGCACGATCGAAACCTACGAAGGCCAGGTCCTCCGGCTCGACGCCCGAAGCCTTGCCGGGCCGAACGAAACCCGAGTCTCCGGTGACGTCCTGAATGGGGTCATGCCCCTGACCCTCACCGCCGGAGGCCGGCAAACCCGCGTCGAGCTCCCCTGGCCCGACGACGTCCGCGGCCCCTACGGGCCTGAGCTAAGCCTTACCCGATCTCCCATGCAGCCCGGCGAGCGCCGCGAGATCAAGACCTTCATCCCCGACCTCAACCAGATCGGCCTGACCATCCTCAACGCCAAACAGCTCGAATCGGTCGAGCTGGGCGGGGGGACCACCATCGAGTTGCTCCGCGTCGATTCGCAGGTCAAGGGCCCCGACGGTGCCCCGCTGCCCGGCATGGACGCCAGCTACTGGGTCGATTCCGGCGGCCAGATCCTCAAGAGCCGCACCGACGCCTTTGGCGGCATCGTCACCTACCGGACCACCGAACAGGGAGCCCTGGCCCCCGGCAGCGGCGGCTTCGACATCGTCAAGGCAACCATCGTCAAGGTCGCTCGGCGGATCACCCAATCCGACAACGTCCGGGCCGCCACCTTCCGCGTCGACCTCACCGGCGACACCCCGGCCGAGGAAATCTTCCCGCGCGACGAACGCCAATCCATCCGCCGCGCTGGTGACGGATCGGTCCTGCTCGACGTCCGCACCGCCGGGCCTCAAGCCGGCGCGGCCGGCCCTGCGTCGGTCGCCCCGGAATACCTCGCCCCCAATCCGATGATCAATAGCGAAGACCCGCAGGTCATCGCCCTCGCCCAGCGAGCCCTGGCCAACGTCGCCCCCGACCCCTGGGATCGTGCCCAGGCCATCACCCGATGGGTCGCCGACAACGTCCGCGAGAAAAACTTCGAAACCGCCTTCGCCACCGCCCGCGACGTCGCCCGAGACCTGAGCGGCGATTGCAGCGAGCACAGCGTCCTGACCGCCGCCATGTGCCGCGCCTCGGGCATCCCCGCGCGAGTGGCCGTGGGCCTGCTCTACGTCGATGACCTGGGCGGTTTTGGGTTCCACATGTGGAATGAGGTTTATGTCAACGGTCGCTGGGTCGCCGTCGATGCCGCCCTCCGTCAGACCGACGTCGACGCCACTCACCTGAAGCTTAACGCCACCAGCCTCGACGGTGTCTCTCCCTACGCCCAGTTTCTCGACGTCGTTCGCGTCTTCGACAAGCTGACGCTCGACCCCATCCAGGTCCAGTAA
- a CDS encoding phospholipid-binding protein encodes MRSNLGNGSTSFLQQVEHSIRQTTHGRIRDLAVEEVQGRYVVRGRVPSYHTKQLALYAALELLPSDRFDMNILVS; translated from the coding sequence ATGAGGAGCAACCTTGGGAATGGTTCGACCTCATTTCTTCAGCAGGTCGAACATTCTATTCGGCAAACGACGCATGGACGGATTCGTGACCTGGCCGTCGAAGAGGTGCAGGGCCGTTATGTCGTCCGAGGGAGGGTTCCCTCGTATCACACCAAGCAACTGGCGCTGTACGCAGCGCTGGAATTGCTGCCGAGCGATCGGTTCGATATGAACATCCTCGTCTCGTAA
- the holA gene encoding DNA polymerase III subunit delta, whose amino-acid sequence MHAFEMIGSRGPGAIRPIYALFGDDPFLRREATLAIIRAAMDHGEATGQVADDEDELGVSRVAGPQAELARVLDEVRTLPFLAPRRVVIVEDADPFVTANRKELESFAAQPSPTGVLVLSVKSWPSNTKLAKLVEQYGASVDCKAPRERELLGWLGRLASDRWGVSLPDDAARLMIELVGPEPGLLAVEVDKLVAYVGDRRSISRDDVGRMVGAGRTLEVWDMIDRATLGDAAGALTVLDRLLTAGEAPQRLLAALATSLRKVHHAGKLRQARRDLNDACRSAGIPPMAFEKTGRQHAHLGPSRVDRLPVVLLETDLALKGSSTLNERAMLERLLLGLARPRRD is encoded by the coding sequence ATGCATGCCTTCGAAATGATCGGCTCCCGAGGACCGGGAGCCATTCGACCCATCTATGCCCTCTTCGGCGACGACCCCTTCCTCCGCCGTGAGGCAACCCTCGCCATCATCCGCGCCGCAATGGACCACGGCGAGGCCACGGGCCAGGTCGCCGACGACGAGGACGAGCTGGGTGTCTCCCGAGTCGCCGGCCCCCAGGCCGAGCTGGCCCGCGTGCTCGACGAGGTCCGCACCCTGCCGTTTCTCGCCCCCCGTCGGGTCGTGATCGTCGAGGATGCCGACCCCTTCGTCACCGCCAACCGCAAGGAGCTGGAAAGCTTCGCCGCCCAGCCCAGCCCGACCGGCGTCCTCGTCCTCTCGGTCAAGTCGTGGCCGTCGAACACCAAGCTCGCCAAGCTCGTCGAGCAGTACGGCGCCTCGGTCGATTGCAAGGCCCCCCGCGAACGCGAGCTGCTCGGCTGGCTCGGCCGCCTCGCCTCCGACCGCTGGGGCGTTTCCCTGCCCGACGACGCCGCGCGCTTGATGATCGAACTCGTCGGTCCCGAACCCGGATTACTCGCCGTCGAGGTCGATAAACTGGTCGCGTACGTCGGCGATCGCCGATCTATCTCCAGGGACGACGTCGGTCGAATGGTCGGCGCCGGCCGGACCCTCGAAGTCTGGGACATGATCGACCGGGCCACCCTCGGCGATGCCGCCGGTGCCCTCACGGTCCTCGATCGCCTGCTGACCGCCGGCGAGGCCCCGCAGCGCCTGCTGGCCGCCCTGGCCACCTCGCTCCGCAAGGTCCACCACGCCGGCAAGCTCCGTCAGGCCCGTCGCGACCTGAACGACGCCTGCCGATCGGCCGGCATCCCCCCTATGGCCTTCGAGAAGACCGGCCGCCAGCACGCCCACCTCGGCCCCTCCCGCGTCGATCGCCTCCCCGTGGTCCTCCTCGAAACCGATCTGGCCTTGAAAGGATCGTCCACCCTCAACGAACGCGCCATGCTCGAACGCCTCCTCCTTGGCCTCGCCCGCCCCCGACGTGACTGA
- the wecB gene encoding non-hydrolyzing UDP-N-acetylglucosamine 2-epimerase: MSRTVACVVGTRPEAVKMAPVILKLRQAGAETGLQVRVVSTGQHRELLDRALADFSLQTDDDLALMRPGQDLVELTSRCLMALGHWLDEHRPDLLIAQGDTTTVFASALACHYRHVPFVHIEAGLRSGSLAEPFPEESNRILTARLADLHFAPSDAACANLLREGIPADRIRVVGNTVIDALRWIEARPVPLPVEPSTDRMILMTAHRRENLGLPLVRACRAVAKLLQIDTSLCLVFPVHPNPDVRSVVSRELGELDRVHLIEPVNSPQFVALMKAARLILSDSGGVQEEAPALGRPVLVLRDRTERPEAVEQGSCRLVGTDPNLILTEALALLSPTAAPLPPCFPYGDGFAADRIVRTLADRFHVLDLDPNAPSIPPLSLAPQAA; encoded by the coding sequence ATGTCTCGAACCGTCGCCTGCGTGGTCGGAACACGTCCCGAAGCCGTCAAGATGGCTCCTGTCATTCTGAAGCTCCGCCAGGCCGGGGCCGAGACCGGTCTTCAGGTCCGGGTCGTCTCGACCGGACAGCACCGCGAGTTGCTCGATCGCGCCCTGGCCGACTTTTCCTTGCAGACCGACGACGACCTGGCCCTCATGCGCCCCGGTCAAGATCTTGTTGAGCTGACCAGCCGATGCCTCATGGCCCTCGGCCATTGGCTCGACGAGCACCGGCCCGACCTCCTGATTGCCCAGGGTGACACCACCACCGTCTTCGCCTCGGCGCTGGCCTGCCACTACCGCCACGTCCCCTTCGTGCACATTGAGGCCGGGCTGCGCTCCGGGTCGCTCGCTGAACCGTTCCCTGAAGAAAGCAACCGCATTCTCACTGCTCGCCTGGCCGATCTGCACTTCGCCCCCTCCGACGCCGCCTGCGCCAACCTCCTCCGCGAAGGGATCCCGGCCGATCGGATCCGGGTCGTCGGCAACACGGTCATCGACGCCCTGCGATGGATCGAGGCCCGTCCCGTTCCGTTGCCCGTCGAGCCGAGCACCGATCGCATGATCCTCATGACTGCCCATCGTCGCGAAAACCTCGGCCTCCCCCTGGTCCGAGCCTGCCGGGCCGTGGCGAAGCTGCTCCAGATCGACACCAGCCTCTGCCTCGTCTTCCCCGTCCACCCGAACCCGGACGTCCGATCTGTCGTCTCCCGAGAACTCGGCGAACTCGATCGCGTCCACCTGATCGAGCCGGTCAACTCACCCCAGTTCGTTGCCCTCATGAAGGCAGCCCGCCTGATCCTCAGTGATTCCGGGGGCGTGCAGGAGGAAGCCCCCGCCCTCGGCCGACCGGTGCTTGTCCTCCGCGACCGCACCGAGCGCCCCGAGGCCGTCGAACAGGGCTCCTGCCGCCTCGTCGGCACCGACCCCAACCTCATTCTGACCGAGGCCCTCGCCTTGCTCTCGCCGACCGCCGCCCCACTGCCGCCGTGTTTCCCCTACGGCGACGGCTTCGCCGCCGATCGCATCGTCCGCACCCTGGCCGATCGCTTCCACGTCCTCGACCTCGACCCCAACGCCCCGTCAATCCCTCCCCTCTCACTCGCTCCCCAGGCCGCCTGA
- the arfB gene encoding alternative ribosome rescue aminoacyl-tRNA hydrolase ArfB: MLRINDRISIPMDEFQFDYIRSGGPGGQNVNKVATKAVLRWRPGDSPSLPEPVRRRLMRQIGSRLTSDGDLIVSSQRTRDRLRNIDDCLDKVRDLVLEAATPPKPRIATKPTLGSKVRRAEQKKQRSTTKKLRKPPSFD, translated from the coding sequence ATGCTTCGGATCAACGACCGGATTTCGATCCCTATGGACGAATTCCAATTCGACTACATCCGATCCGGCGGACCCGGCGGACAGAACGTCAACAAGGTGGCGACCAAGGCCGTCCTGCGCTGGAGGCCCGGAGACAGCCCGAGCCTGCCCGAGCCGGTCCGCCGTCGGCTGATGCGTCAGATCGGTTCTCGGCTGACGAGTGACGGGGATCTGATCGTCTCCTCACAGCGCACGAGGGATCGCCTGCGGAACATTGACGACTGCCTGGACAAGGTCCGCGATCTGGTGCTGGAAGCGGCCACGCCGCCGAAGCCGAGGATCGCGACCAAGCCGACGCTCGGCTCGAAGGTGCGGCGTGCCGAGCAGAAGAAGCAACGCTCGACCACCAAGAAGCTGCGCAAGCCCCCATCATTTGATTGA
- a CDS encoding Gfo/Idh/MocA family protein, protein MTRRSFVRSAAAAGAFAAMPGILQAKQDQTYSTALIGSGWWGTNILREAIASGRCRPVALCDVDESQIASCKSTLGGMLPDSIKIYNDFRELLDEQKPDIAIVATPDHWHPLITIAACDAGSHVYVEKPIGHTILEGKAMVAAARRNDRVVQVGTHRRVSPHNIAGMEMLRDGTVGDVGMVRAFVHYGGGPEEPSPNEAPPAGLDWDLWCGPAPLHPFNPKLHPKGFRNFLDLANGTLGDWGIHWMDQVLWWSDEVAPKTVFSTGGRPIAGPAINDGDRLTTDAPDHQIAAFEFENFSLSWEHRRFAGNTAEKTHPQQAVGCYFYGTNGTLHIGWLDGTTFYPRDAKRAAVNIPAQLHEPDQQNIRELWADFLDAISSDRRPVSDIEIGHHSTNLSLLGMLSYKLGRSIHWDHDTHTIPGDAEANALLRREYRSPWIYPV, encoded by the coding sequence ATCACCCGACGCTCCTTCGTCCGCTCCGCTGCCGCCGCCGGGGCCTTCGCTGCCATGCCCGGGATCCTCCAGGCGAAGCAAGATCAGACCTACTCCACCGCCCTGATCGGTTCCGGTTGGTGGGGAACGAACATCCTCCGCGAAGCCATCGCCTCCGGCCGATGCCGCCCCGTCGCCCTCTGCGATGTTGATGAGTCGCAGATCGCCTCCTGCAAGTCCACTCTCGGCGGCATGCTCCCCGATTCGATCAAGATCTACAACGATTTCCGCGAGCTACTCGACGAGCAAAAACCCGACATCGCCATCGTCGCAACCCCCGACCACTGGCACCCGCTCATCACGATCGCCGCGTGCGACGCCGGCTCCCACGTCTACGTCGAAAAACCGATCGGCCACACCATCCTCGAAGGCAAGGCCATGGTCGCCGCCGCCCGACGCAACGACCGCGTCGTGCAGGTTGGAACCCACCGCCGCGTCTCGCCGCACAACATCGCCGGGATGGAAATGCTCCGCGACGGCACCGTCGGCGATGTCGGTATGGTCCGCGCCTTCGTCCACTACGGCGGCGGTCCCGAGGAACCGAGCCCGAACGAAGCCCCCCCCGCCGGCCTCGACTGGGACCTCTGGTGCGGCCCCGCCCCGCTTCACCCCTTCAATCCCAAGCTCCATCCGAAGGGGTTCCGCAACTTCCTCGACCTCGCCAACGGCACCCTCGGCGACTGGGGCATCCACTGGATGGATCAGGTGCTCTGGTGGTCCGACGAGGTCGCCCCCAAAACCGTCTTCTCCACCGGCGGCCGACCGATCGCCGGCCCGGCGATCAACGACGGCGATCGCCTGACCACCGACGCCCCCGACCATCAGATCGCCGCCTTCGAATTCGAGAACTTCTCCCTCTCTTGGGAGCACCGCCGCTTCGCCGGCAACACTGCCGAGAAGACCCACCCCCAGCAGGCCGTCGGATGCTACTTCTACGGCACCAACGGCACCCTGCACATCGGCTGGCTCGACGGCACCACCTTCTACCCCCGCGACGCCAAGCGCGCCGCCGTCAACATCCCCGCCCAGCTTCACGAGCCTGACCAGCAAAACATTCGCGAACTCTGGGCCGACTTCCTCGACGCCATCTCCTCCGACCGCCGACCCGTCTCCGACATCGAGATTGGCCACCACTCGACCAACCTCAGCCTCCTCGGCATGCTTTCCTACAAGCTCGGTCGCAGTATCCACTGGGACCACGACACCCACACCATCCCCGGCGACGCCGAGGCCAATGCCCTCCTCCGCCGCGAGTATCGCTCTCCCTGGATCTATCCCGTCTAA
- a CDS encoding DUF4114 domain-containing protein, with amino-acid sequence MIDQRLIQWRWKTAVFVVPMLFMIAEQADADIVTQFGPSGLNSGNVSNLLNQVGIGSTNSASETTALTFEVPGAPGSNTNLTFTFVANTGAFLYTFGFFDASVPTANPVTEKQLWATQALSSAVQVFDDRVDNPIVSRSFTVAAGTTLGFFLIPNNTLANFQANPGAFYPSQTSDNLLRSPLFSITDANPGELDQMLSFVGNGVTLFTFEDLTRTGSSDQDFVDLAFTIDAELIPSVVPEPTTIVNGLFGIALIMAGWTRFGRRRKPLQDLSAA; translated from the coding sequence ATGATTGATCAACGATTGATTCAGTGGAGATGGAAGACAGCCGTGTTCGTTGTTCCAATGCTCTTCATGATCGCTGAGCAAGCGGACGCCGACATCGTGACACAATTTGGTCCTTCGGGGCTGAACTCAGGCAACGTATCCAATCTGCTCAATCAGGTTGGTATCGGAAGTACGAATAGCGCCTCAGAAACGACTGCGTTGACGTTCGAAGTTCCTGGGGCACCCGGTTCAAACACGAACCTTACATTTACCTTTGTGGCAAACACAGGGGCTTTTCTGTATACGTTCGGTTTCTTTGATGCAAGTGTCCCCACTGCGAACCCTGTGACGGAGAAGCAGCTCTGGGCGACTCAGGCATTGTCGAGTGCAGTGCAGGTGTTCGACGATCGGGTTGACAATCCCATCGTTTCGAGAAGCTTTACCGTCGCGGCGGGAACGACGCTCGGGTTCTTTCTGATCCCGAATAATACCCTAGCGAATTTCCAGGCGAATCCTGGTGCATTCTATCCCTCGCAGACCAGCGACAATCTATTACGGTCCCCTTTGTTTTCGATCACCGATGCGAATCCAGGGGAACTTGATCAGATGCTGTCATTTGTCGGGAATGGGGTGACGCTATTCACGTTTGAGGACCTGACACGCACAGGTTCCTCGGATCAGGATTTTGTCGATCTGGCCTTTACCATTGATGCCGAACTGATTCCTTCGGTCGTTCCCGAGCCCACAACGATCGTCAACGGTCTGTTCGGGATTGCGTTAATCATGGCCGGTTGGACCAGATTCGGACGACGGCGCAAGCCGCTCCAGGACCTTTCCGCCGCGTAA
- a CDS encoding DUF3500 domain-containing protein has translation MSQDNRNDARPDSVSRRQFVRTVGGAAALSGLAPLVNAHAAFIGDGPSQSSAAETAAARLFESLKPEQREVLCFPYDHPLRTRISANWAITDPTIGQLDTEQQMLVEDIVRGVTSPEGYDRFRIQMDQDSGGFEEYHIALFGKPGSDQFEFEMTGRHLTLRADGNSNPGAAFGGPIVYGHGEGDAKKGLPGNVFYYQTVKANQVFGALDGKQRELALVEKAPRETDVLLQGEGGTFPGICLCELSSDQKELVQSVIRVLLDPYRSEDVEEAMSIIEAGGGLDALHMAFYKEGDLGDDSEWDIWRLEGPTFVWHFRGAPHVHTYVNIAKKV, from the coding sequence ATGTCTCAGGACAACCGCAACGACGCCCGCCCTGATTCGGTTTCTCGTCGCCAGTTTGTCCGCACCGTCGGCGGTGCGGCCGCCCTCAGCGGCCTGGCCCCGCTGGTCAATGCACACGCCGCCTTCATCGGCGACGGGCCGAGCCAGAGCAGCGCGGCCGAAACCGCCGCCGCTCGGCTCTTCGAATCGCTCAAGCCCGAGCAGCGTGAGGTCCTCTGCTTCCCCTACGATCATCCGCTTCGCACCCGGATCAGCGCCAACTGGGCCATCACCGACCCGACCATCGGCCAGCTCGACACCGAGCAGCAGATGCTCGTCGAAGACATCGTCCGAGGCGTCACCAGCCCCGAAGGCTACGACCGCTTCCGCATCCAGATGGATCAGGACTCCGGCGGCTTTGAGGAATACCACATTGCCCTCTTCGGCAAGCCTGGCTCCGATCAGTTCGAATTCGAGATGACCGGACGCCACCTGACCCTCCGCGCCGACGGCAACAGCAACCCCGGCGCGGCCTTCGGCGGCCCGATCGTCTACGGCCACGGCGAAGGGGACGCCAAGAAGGGCCTGCCCGGCAACGTTTTCTACTACCAGACCGTCAAGGCCAACCAAGTCTTCGGCGCCCTCGACGGCAAACAACGCGAGCTCGCCCTCGTCGAGAAGGCCCCTCGCGAAACTGACGTCTTACTCCAGGGCGAAGGCGGCACCTTCCCCGGCATCTGCCTCTGCGAACTGTCCAGCGATCAGAAAGAACTGGTCCAGTCCGTCATCCGCGTCCTCCTCGACCCGTACCGCTCCGAAGACGTCGAGGAAGCCATGTCCATCATCGAAGCCGGCGGCGGCCTCGACGCCCTGCACATGGCCTTCTACAAGGAAGGCGACCTCGGCGACGACAGCGAATGGGACATCTGGCGCCTCGAAGGCCCCACCTTCGTCTGGCACTTCCGCGGCGCTCCTCACGTCCACACCTACGTGAACATCGCCAAGAAAGTCTAA